A genomic region of Yoonia rosea contains the following coding sequences:
- a CDS encoding amino acid ABC transporter substrate-binding protein, translating into MKKTAFYGALTVAGFAASMASAATLDDVKERGTLNCGVTTGLIGFASPDANGVWDGFDVGVCRAVAAAVLGDPNAVEFVPTTGKTRFTALASGEIDMLARNTTWTFSRDVDLKFEFVGINYYDGQGFIAPRDLGVSSAKELDGATVCIQTGTTTELNLADYFRANNISYEPVPIETNAEGQQQYLAGACDVYTTDASGLAATRAAFENPQDHIILPEIISKEPLGPLVRHGDNDWGDVVRWTLNALIAAEELGVTSANIEELAAAPTGNPEVNRLLGTEGELGAMLGLEADWAKNAIAAGGNYGELFEKNIGENTPIGLARGLNAQWTDGGLLYTPPFR; encoded by the coding sequence ATGAAAAAAACCGCATTTTACGGCGCACTCACTGTTGCAGGCTTTGCTGCAAGCATGGCTTCGGCGGCGACGCTTGATGACGTGAAAGAGCGCGGCACACTGAACTGTGGCGTAACAACTGGCCTTATCGGCTTCGCTTCACCAGACGCGAACGGCGTGTGGGACGGCTTTGACGTGGGCGTTTGCCGCGCTGTTGCTGCTGCTGTTTTGGGTGATCCGAATGCAGTCGAATTCGTTCCAACAACTGGTAAGACACGCTTTACAGCGCTGGCTTCCGGCGAGATCGACATGCTGGCACGCAACACAACATGGACATTCAGCCGCGACGTGGACCTGAAGTTTGAATTCGTTGGCATCAACTACTATGATGGTCAGGGCTTCATTGCGCCACGCGATCTGGGTGTGTCCTCCGCGAAAGAACTCGACGGTGCGACCGTTTGCATCCAAACCGGTACAACAACCGAGCTGAACCTGGCCGACTACTTCCGCGCCAACAACATCAGCTATGAGCCAGTGCCAATCGAAACAAACGCTGAAGGTCAGCAGCAGTACCTCGCTGGTGCATGCGACGTTTATACAACTGACGCATCCGGTCTGGCTGCGACACGTGCTGCATTCGAGAACCCACAGGATCACATCATCCTGCCAGAGATCATCTCGAAAGAGCCACTCGGTCCGCTTGTTCGCCACGGCGACAACGACTGGGGTGACGTTGTGCGTTGGACACTGAACGCGCTGATCGCCGCTGAAGAGCTGGGCGTCACATCTGCCAACATCGAAGAGCTGGCAGCTGCACCAACTGGTAACCCAGAAGTCAACCGTCTGCTGGGCACCGAAGGTGAACTGGGCGCGATGCTGGGTCTGGAAGCAGACTGGGCGAAGAACGCAATCGCTGCTGGTGGTAACTACGGCGAGCTGTTCGAAAAGAACATCGGTGAGAACACACCAATCGGTCTGGCTCGCGGCCTGAACGCGCAGTGGACAGATGGTGGTCTGCTGTACACGCCTCCGTTCCGCTAA
- a CDS encoding amino acid ABC transporter permease: MTSVTDPPQGSFRLSMLINDTRYRSYTFQFIALVLLIGFMAYLGINLVSNLAAQGLNISFGFLGDAAGYDINQTVVEYDSQSSHLRAAVVGIINTLIVAFLACVTATIFGVIAGVLRLSNNWVVRKLMAFYVEIFRNIPVLIWIIIIFSIMTVSMPAPRDFRGDDATAGMLFDAFAFTNRGVYSPAPVIDGASGWIVIAVFIASIIGIFAYRRYATKKLYDTGQLLPMLWPSVALFFVPTILVYFILGRPITLDYPSLQGFNFQGGLHLRGSLIALWFALAIYTGAFIAENVRAGIQAISKGQTEAAASLGLRPGRIMNLVILPQALRVIIPPLISQYLNITKNSSLAIAVGYMDVTSTLGGITLNQTGRAIECILLLMLFYLTISLLISAVMNVYNNSVKLKER; encoded by the coding sequence ATGACGTCGGTCACAGACCCACCGCAGGGTTCGTTCCGCCTGTCGATGCTTATCAACGACACGCGTTATCGATCCTACACTTTCCAATTCATCGCTCTCGTGCTTCTGATCGGCTTCATGGCCTATCTGGGGATCAATCTGGTCAGCAACCTTGCGGCGCAGGGTCTGAACATTTCGTTTGGTTTTCTGGGTGATGCGGCGGGATATGACATCAACCAAACCGTGGTCGAGTATGACAGCCAATCGTCGCACCTGCGGGCCGCAGTTGTCGGGATTATCAACACCCTGATTGTTGCTTTCCTTGCCTGTGTGACCGCGACCATCTTTGGTGTGATAGCCGGTGTTTTGCGCTTGTCGAACAACTGGGTCGTGCGCAAACTGATGGCGTTCTACGTCGAGATCTTCCGGAACATTCCCGTTCTGATCTGGATCATTATCATCTTCTCGATCATGACCGTCAGCATGCCGGCGCCCCGTGATTTCCGGGGTGACGATGCAACTGCGGGAATGCTCTTTGACGCGTTCGCCTTTACCAACCGTGGCGTCTATTCACCCGCGCCGGTGATTGACGGTGCAAGTGGCTGGATTGTTATCGCGGTCTTCATTGCCTCGATCATCGGTATTTTTGCATATCGCAGATACGCGACCAAGAAACTCTACGACACCGGGCAACTCCTGCCGATGCTTTGGCCGTCTGTCGCTTTGTTTTTTGTGCCAACGATCCTCGTCTACTTCATCCTCGGTCGTCCGATCACTCTGGACTACCCGTCGCTACAAGGCTTCAACTTCCAAGGCGGGCTTCACCTGCGTGGGTCTTTGATCGCGCTTTGGTTTGCTCTGGCGATCTACACCGGTGCCTTTATCGCGGAAAACGTGCGTGCCGGTATTCAGGCGATTTCCAAGGGCCAGACAGAGGCGGCAGCTTCGCTTGGTCTGCGCCCCGGGCGGATCATGAACCTTGTGATCCTGCCGCAGGCGTTGCGGGTCATCATCCCGCCGCTGATTTCGCAGTATCTCAACATCACAAAGAACAGCTCTTTGGCCATTGCTGTGGGGTATATGGATGTCACGTCCACGCTGGGCGGGATCACCCTGAACCAGACAGGACGTGCAATCGAATGCATTTTGCTGCTGATGCTGTTCTATCTGACGATCTCACTGCTGATCTCGGCCGTGATGAACGTCTACAACAATTCTGTTAAGCTGAAGGAGCGCTGA
- a CDS encoding amino acid ABC transporter permease, with product MSDTHSHSVAFVRTETLPQLPPPASEAGVVKWMRENLFSSIPNSILTLVSLYVIFQLVTGAFPWIANGIWNTNSLAECREILDGATGACFSVITERWNQLLFGFSYPSEFYWRPGLAFLLLFVAAAPVMFFDLPRKLLLFTAIYPFLAYWLIWGGTIYTPLFALLGIIIGYLVYARFVKDSFAMGFFGGVIAAFIAWFIGGYIVGAIAPAEPFLEAVQSRDMGGFMLNMTLGVVCVSLSLPLGIVLALGRQSDMPIIKWICVVFIEFIRGVPLITLLFVANVVLAYFLPPGTTFDLILRVIIMITMFSAAYIAEVIRGGLAALPKGQYEAADSLGLDYAQAMRLIILPQALKISIPGIVNVAVGLFKDTTLVSVISMFDLVGMIRGPILSSTDWNGVYWELFMAASVLFFVVCYGISQYSQWLERRLATDHR from the coding sequence ATGTCTGATACACATTCACACTCAGTCGCTTTTGTTCGCACCGAAACCCTGCCGCAGCTGCCTCCGCCCGCCAGCGAGGCAGGTGTGGTCAAATGGATGCGCGAAAACCTGTTTTCAAGCATTCCCAACAGTATCCTGACGCTGGTATCGCTTTATGTGATCTTTCAGCTGGTGACCGGCGCATTCCCTTGGATCGCAAACGGCATCTGGAACACAAACTCTCTGGCAGAGTGTCGTGAAATCCTTGATGGCGCTACGGGTGCGTGTTTCTCGGTTATCACGGAACGCTGGAACCAGCTTTTGTTCGGGTTCAGCTACCCGTCCGAGTTCTACTGGCGTCCGGGACTGGCCTTCTTGTTGCTGTTTGTGGCGGCTGCACCGGTCATGTTTTTTGACCTGCCGCGCAAACTGCTGCTGTTCACAGCGATCTACCCGTTCCTGGCCTATTGGCTGATCTGGGGGGGCACGATCTATACCCCACTCTTTGCACTTCTGGGCATTATCATCGGGTACCTCGTGTATGCGCGGTTCGTCAAAGACAGCTTTGCGATGGGCTTTTTCGGTGGCGTGATTGCCGCGTTCATCGCCTGGTTTATCGGTGGCTACATTGTCGGTGCCATCGCGCCAGCCGAGCCGTTCCTTGAGGCCGTGCAGTCGCGCGACATGGGGGGCTTTATGCTCAACATGACGCTGGGCGTGGTCTGTGTGTCACTTTCGCTGCCGTTGGGCATCGTGCTGGCGCTTGGCCGTCAGTCGGACATGCCGATCATCAAGTGGATCTGTGTGGTCTTCATCGAGTTCATCCGTGGCGTGCCGCTGATTACCTTGCTCTTCGTGGCAAACGTGGTTCTGGCGTACTTCCTGCCACCGGGGACAACGTTTGACCTTATCCTGCGGGTGATCATCATGATCACCATGTTCTCGGCCGCCTATATCGCCGAGGTGATCCGCGGTGGTTTGGCCGCTTTGCCAAAGGGCCAGTACGAAGCCGCTGACAGCCTTGGGCTGGATTATGCGCAGGCGATGCGTCTGATCATCCTACCTCAGGCGCTCAAGATATCGATCCCGGGCATCGTGAACGTGGCGGTTGGTCTGTTCAAGGACACCACGCTGGTTTCGGTCATTTCGATGTTCGATCTGGTCGGTATGATCCGCGGTCCGATTCTGTCGTCCACCGACTGGAACGGTGTGTACTGGGAGCTGTTTATGGCGGCCTCGGTTCTGTTCTTCGTCGTGTGCTACGGCATTTCACAATACTCACAATGGTTGGAGCGTAGGCTCGCAACCGACCACCGATAG
- a CDS encoding amino acid ABC transporter ATP-binding protein — translation MAEAKKLQVSDELAITIENMNKWYGSFHVLRDIDLSVYRGERIVICGPSGSGKSTLIRCINALEEHQQGKITVDGTVLSSDLKNIDKIRSEVGMCFQHFNLFPHLTILENCTLAPIWVRKTPKKEAEETAMHFLEKVKIPEQADKYPGQLSGGQQQRVAIARSLCMRPRIMLFDEPTSALDPEMIKEVLDTMIELAEEGMTMLCVTHEMGFARQVANRVIFMDQGQIVEQNEPEEFFNNPKSDRTQLFLSQILGH, via the coding sequence ATGGCCGAAGCAAAAAAACTCCAAGTCTCGGACGAGCTGGCGATTACCATTGAGAACATGAACAAGTGGTATGGTTCGTTCCACGTACTGCGCGACATCGACCTGTCGGTGTATCGGGGCGAGCGGATCGTCATCTGTGGCCCCTCGGGGTCGGGTAAATCCACGCTGATCCGCTGCATCAACGCCTTGGAAGAGCACCAGCAGGGCAAGATTACCGTGGACGGCACCGTGCTGTCCTCGGACCTCAAGAACATCGACAAGATCCGGTCAGAGGTCGGGATGTGTTTCCAGCACTTCAACCTCTTCCCGCACCTGACAATTCTTGAGAACTGCACGCTGGCCCCGATCTGGGTGCGTAAAACGCCCAAGAAGGAAGCCGAAGAAACCGCGATGCACTTCCTTGAGAAGGTCAAGATCCCCGAGCAGGCCGACAAGTACCCAGGCCAGTTGTCCGGTGGTCAGCAGCAGCGTGTAGCGATTGCCCGTTCGCTGTGCATGCGCCCGCGCATCATGCTGTTCGACGAACCGACATCGGCGCTTGACCCCGAGATGATCAAAGAGGTGCTCGACACCATGATCGAGCTGGCCGAAGAGGGCATGACCATGCTTTGCGTGACCCACGAGATGGGCTTTGCCCGTCAGGTTGCGAACCGCGTGATCTTTATGGATCAGGGCCAGATCGTGGAACAGAACGAACCCGAAGAGTTCTTTAACAACCCCAAGTCCGACCGGACCCAGTTGTTCCTGAGCCAGATTTTGGGTCACTAA
- a CDS encoding SixA phosphatase family protein, whose amino-acid sequence MTLRLILIRHAKSSWSDPFADDHARVLNDRGRASAEAIGTWMAAERYLPDVVLCSDAIRTQETAALILPSLDPHPKLELNSTIYHASPDTILALLHRQTAQTVAVIGHNPGIGMLANMLVRVPPKHHRFSDYPTCATTVIDFDGENWMQAKARTGYCKDFVVPRDLIGTSAQDIE is encoded by the coding sequence GTGACCCTGCGCCTGATCCTGATCCGCCATGCCAAATCAAGCTGGAGCGATCCTTTCGCCGATGATCATGCGCGCGTCCTGAACGACCGCGGCCGTGCATCCGCCGAGGCGATTGGCACATGGATGGCGGCAGAGCGCTATCTGCCCGATGTCGTACTTTGCTCTGATGCGATACGCACCCAAGAGACCGCTGCACTTATCCTGCCCTCACTTGACCCTCATCCTAAGCTGGAGCTGAACAGCACGATCTATCATGCGTCTCCTGATACCATTCTTGCTCTGCTTCACCGGCAAACCGCGCAGACCGTCGCAGTGATCGGGCACAACCCTGGCATCGGCATGCTGGCCAATATGCTGGTCAGGGTTCCACCGAAACATCACCGGTTCAGCGATTATCCGACATGCGCCACCACGGTGATTGATTTCGACGGAGAGAACTGGATGCAGGCCAAAGCCCGAACCGGATATTGCAAAGACTTCGTCGTGCCACGCGATCTGATCGGCACCTCGGCGCAGGATATAGAATGA
- a CDS encoding ferredoxin, translated as MTRHVGIAADLGALLAPHGLRPLGDCPDGDSTITLIGPDEPAFWPIFAASPEYEDGQPDPMDRWSTRIIGKLAVTLGAEPLFPFGGPPYAPFFTWAKQTGRFWTSPIGFLVHDTAGLFTSFRGALRWKKSAEIGGDPKPCLTCAKPCATACPVGAFNDGYDVAACKAHVASEAGTTCRNAGCLARRACPVGQGTRLPAQSAFHMEAFL; from the coding sequence ATGACCAGGCACGTGGGCATTGCGGCTGACTTGGGCGCATTGCTCGCACCCCATGGGCTGCGGCCATTGGGCGACTGCCCCGACGGGGACAGCACAATCACCCTGATCGGCCCCGATGAGCCTGCCTTTTGGCCCATCTTTGCGGCTAGTCCCGAATATGAAGACGGGCAGCCAGACCCGATGGACCGCTGGTCGACCCGCATCATCGGTAAATTGGCCGTAACGCTTGGCGCAGAACCGCTCTTCCCGTTCGGCGGCCCGCCCTATGCGCCGTTCTTTACGTGGGCCAAACAAACGGGGCGGTTCTGGACATCACCGATCGGATTTCTGGTGCATGACACGGCGGGGCTCTTTACGTCTTTCCGTGGTGCGTTACGCTGGAAAAAGTCTGCCGAAATAGGCGGCGATCCAAAGCCGTGCCTCACCTGCGCAAAGCCCTGCGCCACAGCCTGCCCTGTGGGCGCGTTTAACGACGGCTATGATGTTGCCGCCTGCAAAGCCCACGTCGCCTCAGAGGCTGGCACAACCTGCCGCAACGCCGGCTGCCTCGCGCGCCGCGCCTGCCCCGTGGGCCAAGGCACCCGCCTACCCGCCCAATCCGCATTCCATATGGAGGCCTTCCTGTGA
- the argB gene encoding acetylglutamate kinase — translation MNRDWIATARTLSEALPYLQRYSGAVVVIKFGGNAMGDANAMAEFARDIVLMRQVGMNPVVVHGGGPMINEMLDKLGIKSEFVRGKRVTDKDTVEVVEMVLTGLVNKRIVQAIMDEGGRAVGLSGKDDDLMVAEADDPELGFVGKPIEMNVQVLRDLFSAGIIPVVAPVATGMDFNETFNVNGDTAAGAIAGALKADRLLLLTDVAGVKDAEGNVITQITPEQVRAMIADGTIAGGMIPKTETALDAIEKGVRAVVILDGRLPNASLLELFTEHGAGSIIRAPRD, via the coding sequence ATGAACCGTGACTGGATCGCAACCGCGCGAACTCTGTCAGAGGCACTCCCCTATCTGCAGCGCTATTCCGGCGCAGTTGTCGTGATCAAATTCGGCGGCAACGCCATGGGCGACGCAAATGCGATGGCCGAATTTGCCCGCGATATCGTCTTGATGCGGCAGGTTGGTATGAACCCCGTTGTCGTGCATGGCGGCGGCCCGATGATCAACGAAATGCTGGATAAACTGGGGATCAAATCCGAATTCGTGCGCGGGAAACGTGTCACGGATAAGGACACGGTCGAAGTGGTCGAAATGGTCCTGACCGGCCTTGTGAACAAGCGGATTGTGCAGGCCATCATGGATGAAGGCGGGCGGGCAGTTGGCCTGTCTGGCAAGGATGACGACCTCATGGTGGCCGAGGCCGACGATCCTGAACTTGGCTTTGTCGGCAAACCCATCGAAATGAACGTGCAAGTGTTGCGTGATCTGTTTTCTGCCGGGATTATTCCGGTGGTTGCACCTGTTGCCACAGGCATGGATTTCAACGAGACCTTCAACGTCAACGGCGACACAGCGGCCGGCGCCATTGCCGGGGCGCTGAAAGCGGACCGTCTGCTTCTTTTGACGGACGTGGCAGGGGTCAAGGACGCTGAGGGCAACGTGATTACCCAGATCACCCCTGAACAGGTCCGTGCGATGATTGCGGACGGCACAATTGCCGGTGGCATGATCCCGAAAACGGAAACCGCCCTTGATGCGATTGAAAAGGGCGTGCGTGCGGTGGTCATCCTTGATGGGCGGCTGCCCAATGCAAGCCTGTTGGAACTGTTCACCGAACATGGCGCCGGTTCCATCATTCGCGCACCCCGCGATTGA
- the yihA gene encoding ribosome biogenesis GTP-binding protein YihA/YsxC: MEMRFPEVEEPDAQTLEKGRLLFAGETEFVKGVVAMDGLPPADRIEVCFAGRSNVGKSSLINALTGRKGLARASNTPGRTQEINYFTAGDIYVVDLPGYGFANAPVAVVEKWQRLLKQYLSGRQTLRRVFVLIDARHGAKAVDEEIMSLLDSSAVTFQVVMTKVDKLRGDALQTSLDKTRAALAKHPAAFPELILTSSEKGDGIATLRAVIAGIE; this comes from the coding sequence ATGGAAATGCGCTTTCCCGAGGTGGAAGAGCCTGACGCACAAACGCTTGAAAAGGGTCGCCTGCTTTTTGCTGGCGAAACCGAATTCGTCAAAGGCGTCGTCGCGATGGACGGCCTGCCCCCGGCGGACCGGATCGAGGTCTGCTTTGCGGGCCGCTCGAACGTGGGCAAATCGTCCCTGATCAACGCGCTGACAGGGCGCAAGGGGTTGGCACGTGCATCGAATACGCCGGGGCGCACGCAGGAGATCAACTATTTCACGGCAGGCGATATCTATGTCGTCGACCTGCCCGGTTATGGCTTTGCCAACGCGCCTGTCGCGGTTGTTGAAAAGTGGCAGCGTCTGCTCAAGCAATATCTTTCAGGTCGCCAGACCCTGCGCCGCGTCTTTGTGCTGATTGACGCACGGCATGGGGCCAAAGCCGTAGACGAAGAGATCATGTCCCTGCTCGATAGCTCGGCTGTGACCTTTCAGGTTGTCATGACCAAAGTCGACAAACTGCGCGGTGATGCACTGCAAACCTCGCTCGATAAGACCCGTGCAGCCTTGGCCAAACACCCGGCGGCATTTCCTGAACTGATCCTGACGTCGTCTGAAAAGGGTGATGGTATCGCAACGCTGCGCGCCGTCATTGCGGGAATAGAATGA
- a CDS encoding MOSC domain-containing protein, with the protein MTRVAALWRHPIKSHGREPLGQVTLIPDQTLPWDRVWAVMHEASKFDADAPEWVPCANFMIGTGTPGLAGIWATLDEVAGKITLRHDVLGEVSFDPDDSSDAAKFIDWVRPLCPPDKRQPTGLAKVPTRGITDTDYPSVSIMTTASHEAVADRLGYPLEVERWRGNIWLDGTAAWEEMTWVGKDVQIGDAVLQVVEPIQRCKHTMANPHTGERDVDTLSVLRDGWNHQDFGVYAKVIKGGKIALNDTAKVI; encoded by the coding sequence ATGACGCGTGTCGCCGCGTTGTGGCGGCACCCCATCAAAAGCCACGGGCGTGAACCGCTCGGGCAAGTCACGCTGATCCCTGATCAGACGCTGCCTTGGGATCGCGTCTGGGCGGTCATGCATGAGGCGTCAAAGTTTGACGCCGATGCGCCCGAATGGGTGCCCTGTGCCAACTTCATGATCGGTACGGGCACGCCTGGCCTTGCCGGCATCTGGGCGACACTTGATGAGGTAGCGGGCAAGATCACCTTGCGCCACGATGTTTTGGGTGAGGTGAGCTTCGATCCCGATGACTCATCAGATGCGGCGAAATTCATTGACTGGGTGCGCCCTCTCTGCCCGCCCGACAAACGCCAGCCGACGGGGCTTGCCAAAGTGCCCACGCGCGGGATCACGGACACGGATTATCCCTCGGTCTCGATCATGACGACGGCCAGCCATGAGGCTGTGGCGGACAGGTTGGGTTACCCGCTTGAGGTGGAACGCTGGCGCGGCAATATCTGGCTGGATGGCACCGCTGCATGGGAAGAAATGACGTGGGTCGGCAAGGATGTGCAAATCGGCGACGCCGTCTTGCAGGTCGTCGAACCCATTCAGCGCTGCAAACATACGATGGCCAATCCGCATACGGGCGAACGCGACGTTGATACGCTCTCGGTTTTGCGCGATGGCTGGAACCATCAGGATTTTGGCGTCTATGCCAAGGTCATTAAGGGCGGTAAGATCGCCCTCAACGATACGGCAAAGGTAATCTGA